Proteins encoded within one genomic window of Siniperca chuatsi isolate FFG_IHB_CAS linkage group LG4, ASM2008510v1, whole genome shotgun sequence:
- the calub gene encoding calumenin-B: protein MELRPLVMCFALCVVYATSKPTEKKDRVHHDEPLSNREHDDAESFDYDHEAFLGQEEAKTFDQLTPEESKERLGMLVERIDEDKDGYVTVEEMKKWIKHAQKRWIYDDVDRQWKSHDLNGDEVVSWEEYKNATYGYILDDPDPDDGFSYRQMMARDERRFQMADQDSDMKANKEEFTAFLHPEEYDHMKDIVVLETMEDIDKNGDGLIDLDEYIGDMYNQEGDSTEPEWVKTEREQFTEFRDKNKDGKMDKEETRDWILPSDYDHADAEAKHLVYESDADKDGRLTKAEIVDKYDLFVGSQATDFGEALTRHDEF, encoded by the exons ATGGAGCTGCGGCCACTTGTCATGTGCTTTGCCCTCTGTGTGGTTTACGCCACCAGCAAACCCACAGAGAAGAAGGACCGTGTTCACCACGATGAACCCCTCAGCAACCGAGAGCACGATGATGCAGAGAGCTTTGACTATGACCATGAAGCCTTCCTGGGACAAGAGGAGGCCAAGACCTTCGACCAGCTCACACCAGAGGAGAGCAAGGAGAGGCTTGG tatgttggttGAACGCATAGATGAGGATAAGGATGGCTATGTGACAGTTGAGGAGATGAAGAAGTGGATCAAGCATGCTCAGAAGAGGTGGATCTACGATGATGTGGATAGACAGTGGAAGAGTCATGACCTCAATGGGGATGAAGTGGTGTCCTGGGAGGAGTACAAGAACGCCACATATGGATACATTCTTG ATGACCCCGACCCCGATGACGGCTTCAGCTACAGGCAGATGATGGCTCGCGATGAGAGGAGATTCCAAATGGCCGACCAAGACAGTGACATGAAAGCCAACAAGGAGGAGTTCACAGCCTTCCTTCATCCTGAGGAGTACGACCACATGAAAGACATTGTGGTGCTG GAAACTATGGAAGATATTGACAAGAATGGCGATGGTTTAATTGATTTAGACGAGTACATAG GTGACATGTACAACCAGGAGGGAGACTCCACAGAACCTGAGTGGgtgaagacagagagggaacaGTTTACTGAattcagagacaaaaacaaagatgggAAGATGGACAAGGAGGAGACAAGAGACTGGATCCTGCCCAGTGACTACGACCATGCTGACGCCGAGGCCAAGCATCTGGTCTATGAGTCAGATGCAGACAaa GATGGCCGTCTGACCAAGGCAGAAATCGTGGACAAGTACGACCTGTTCGTGGGCAGCCAGGCGACCGACTTCGGAGAGGCTCTGACTCGACACGATGAGTTCTAA
- the gtf3c6 gene encoding general transcription factor 3C polypeptide 6, whose translation MDDEWEEEEQLVVVEISGIINNDFLSKCRGTCKILDIDSEKPMMQVGQYVFAGEYEDALGTCVLFEEGPQKGKADSGPELKYMCHTVKKLMMQRIFLTEKKGGETSTGSGDSGEQSNQEENTNQQGETEEDMHNTDLEDSADG comes from the exons ATGGACGATGAATGGGAAGAGGAG GAGCAGCTTGTTGTGGTGGAGATCTCTGGTATAATCAACAATGACTTCCTGTCCAAGTGTCGGGGCACATGCAAGATACTG GATATTGACAGCGAGAAGCCCATGATGCAGGTTGGACAATATGTGTTTGCAGGGGAATATGAAG ACGCTTTGGGAACTTGTGTGCTGTTTGAGGAGGGACCACAGAAAG GAAAAGCAGACAGTGGGCCAGAACTCAAGTACATGTGCCACACCGTAAAGAAACTGATGATGCAACGAATCTTCCTCACTGAGAAGAAAGGGGGTGAAACCAGCACAG GAAGTGGTGATAGTGGTGAACAGTCAAATCAAGAAGAAAATACCAACcaacagggagagacagaagaagataTGCACAACACAGATTTGGAAGACTCTGCAGACGGCTGA